AAATTAATAAAAATATTAACAAATATACAAAATAAAATACAGAAAATAATTTTGATTAATAATCAAATTATATTTAAAAAAATTAAAGAAAGGAGTTCATAAATGGCAATTTATAAACTTGGGGAAATTTCTAATGTAATTTCTGGTAGAGGACCTAATGGAGTAAAAAATATTGAAGCTTTTAAAAGTGAATATGGTGGAGTCAATTGACTTTTAGTTAAAAATTTAAAAAGTAATCAAATTCAAGGTGAAATTGGAAAATATAATTTTGATCCTTTAAAACACAAATTAATAAAATTGAATAAAAATGAAATGGTTTATTCTATGTACGCTACACCTGGAATTGTTGCAATTAACTTTGAAAATAATGATTTATATATTAATCAGTCTTTTTGCAAAATCATTCCAAACCCACATATTGTAATTCAAAAATATTTATATTTTTATTTAATAAAAAATAAAAATAATTTTTTAAAATTTTCTTCAGGAACTACACAAAAAAATTTAAATTTAAGTTTAGTAAAGAAATTTAACATTAATATTCCACCTTTAGAAATCCAAAATTCAATAATATCTATTATTGAATTTTGGGTTTTCAAATCAGGAATAATAGCTTCTAAGTTATTAATATCTTTTGCATAAATATGTTTGATTACACTGCCATCACCTATTTGTTTTAGTCTTTTTTCTTTTGTTTTTAAAAGAAAAAATAAATATTTTTCGCTTATAATGCTTAAATCTTTTGGTTTAACTAAAAATGCGCCTGTATTAATAGAAAATGGTTTATCTTGTCAAAAAACATTTCCAATACTACCATCTTTAGAAATTGTAATTCCTTTTTCATACATAAATGTATTTATATAACCGAAAATTCCATTATTAAATGAACTACTAGATACAACACCAAATTCACCATTATTTACATCTACATATTTTTTTGTAAGTTTGCTATTACCTGAAATTACTTGAATTATTTCACCAAGTTTATAAATTGCCATTTATAAATAAAACCCAACACATTTTAAAAAATAAATGCGTTGGGTTTTTGTATGTTTTTTTGTATGTAAATAGCAATTTATGAATTGAATAAAATTGTTAAATTTTTAAAAGGTAAAAATATAAAACAAAATGAAACACTAGAAAATGGTGAATTTAATGTTTATTCATCAAAAACAAAAAATAATGGTATTTTTGGTAAACTTAATACTTTTATTTTTGATAATGAATATATATTAATTACAAGTCATGGTCCATATGCTGGAACAGTTATTTATGTAAATGAGAAATTTTCTACTACAAGTAACTCTTTTGTTTTAAAACTTGATAATAATATTGTAGATACAAAATTTTTATTTTATTTATTAAAAATGAGCAATTAAATTTAAACACAATCGCTAAAGGTCCTGCTCAAAGTTTCTTAAGCAATAATGATTTATTATATTATATAGTGTAAAAATTCCTCCTTTAAAAACACAAAATTCAATAAAAGATATTAATTAAAGAAACAAAAAAATACTTTTCAAAATCACGAAAAAGAAATTTTTAATAAAAAATAAAAATTTTGTAAAAAAACTCATAATTCATGTTATAATATTATTGCATCTAAAAATAAATGCAATTTTAAATAATTATTTAGCTATTTAATTAAAAATTATATATAAGAATTTATATATTAAATTCAAAAAAAAAAAAAAGAGGTAAAAAAATGTCCAAACAAAATATCGAAATCAATTATATTGATTCAATCAAAGAAAAATTATGAAAATCATGTGATGAAATGAAAGGGAAGGTTTCTTCTGAACAATATATGCACATTATTATTGCTATTATATTTTTAAAAGCAATGTCTGATAAATATGAAAAAGCAGGAGAACAAATTAGAAAAAAATATTTGAATGATGGTGAAAGAAAATGATTATTAGCAAAAAAAGATTTAAATTTACTTAAAAGGTATGATGTTCAATTTATTGTGCCAGAAAGTGCCAGCTGATCAAATATTCAAAAATATATAAGTAAAGAAGAAATTGGGATAAAAATCGATGAGGCTTTATTAGCGCTAGAAGAACAAAACAATTCATTAAAAGGTTTATTTGAAAAAAATTTTAGTCGTGAAGATTTAGACAAACAAAAATTAAGTAAAGTAATTAAACAGTTTTCTGACATTAATTTTTCTGAACTTAAAGAAGATTTTATAGGTGGACTATATGAATATTTTTTAGGAAACTTTTTTAGAAAACAAGGTCAAAATGGTGCAGAATTTTACACA
This Mesomycoplasma neurolyticum DNA region includes the following protein-coding sequences:
- a CDS encoding restriction endonuclease subunit S, yielding MAIYKLGEISNVISGRGPNGVKNIEAFKSEYGGVNWLLVKNLKSNQIQGEIGKYNFDPLKHKLIKLNKNEMVYSMYATPGIVAINFENNDLYINQSFCKIIPNPHIVIQKYLYFYLIKNKNNFLKFSSGTTQKNLNLSLVKKFNINIPPLEIQNSIISIIEFWVFKSGIIASKLLISFA
- a CDS encoding restriction endonuclease subunit S, producing MNKIVKFLKGKNIKQNETLENGEFNVYSSKTKNNGIFGKLNTFIFDNEYILITSHGPYAGTVIYVNEKFSTTSNSFVLKLDNNIVDTKFLFYLLKMSN